The DNA sequence AAACAAAAATGGCCCAGGGtcacagatttaggttaccccaaattccatgttccgaTGTGGCAACAGTTTGAGGAGCTTTTTATAGCACCCATCAAAGTCataaagcactttttaaaatacactcGTGGAGACATCAGGCTGGCGGGTCATACATAGCAGAGCAGGGAAACCTCTGTGATAGGCCTCAGATGTCTGATAATAGCCTTTTGGTTGGAAGATGCTGGGTTCTGCACAGTGATCTAATGTTTTTATAAAGCGTGGCTATGCGGCTATTCATTAATAACCTTTTAGGAAACTCAGGTGGTGAGATTGGCCCTAGGAGATCAGTTGTCTTCCCACAACTGGGAAAATGATTCAGGTCCTTCATGATTCAGGCTACTGACCATGAGTGAGAGATGAGCCCCATTGCCCTCCAGATCTGCTAATGTCTAGCCATTTACCAAAGCTGGGACTCACTAAGCATGCTCAAGACTAGGAATGTCCGGCCCTATATGTGCTGCCAATTACAAGCCCCCAGTTTAAATTTCAGTATCCTCTGAGTTAGACTTGGGGCAACATGAAGGTTTATAGCCAGTCCCTTAAGGTTACCAAGACTGTACATCTGATATCTCAGCTGGGACCAGGATGGACAAGACACGTGTGCAGAAGATGTACTTCCTCCCTGTGCTGGCATCAAAACACAGAgtatcttcattcattcattcattcattcattcatctgtttgttcattcattcactttgaGACTACACTATGCACCACAGGAACGGAGGGGGACTCCAAATTAGATAAAAACCTTGCCAGAACAGCTCCAGAAGGGGTTTAACTATTGCCAAGGGGAACCAAAGAGGAAGGGATCCAGTGTGGAGGGAAAGGGCAaagcactgagaggcagaaggaagactcCAGGGCTGCCCACACCCACTCGGCTACCTGCCACAGCGCCTGGGTTCATGAGAGAAGACTAAAGAAGAGCTGTGGGAGGCAGGAGATTGACTGGGATAAAGCTCTGCTCCACTCCACCTGGGGAACAGCGCTGGCTCTCTCATTTCACCTGGGTCTTCCTCAGGACATGGGGCCTGCTTGGAAGAGCTTTGTGAGTGAAGTGGCTCACCCagtgagaaagaagagacagtCCTGCCTGGGAACGCCTTAGGAGCAAGTTTAGCAGACTGCAGATAAGGGTTCCTCCACCCTAGAGACACCCTCTGACTGTGGGAGGGACTTAAGGACTTTCTGACCACACCAATCTTGTCCTAGTTTGTGAACTCGGCAAGACACAGTGGACCAAACTGAAAAAGCAGGCACAGAGATGGCTAAGGCTGAGTTGAGCAACTCCTTATGGCTAGGACCAGGGCCTGCTAGGATCCACAGATGGGTGGTTGGCCAACTTTCAGTCATCCCCATGAGATAACATTCTGTCTGGGAAGGTCAAGGGATTTGCGAGCAAGAACTGGCACAGGCTGTATCCTGTCtcagtcaatgttctattgctgtgactagacaccatgaccatggccactctttacaaaagaaagcacttaactggagcttgcttacagttttaggggTTTTGTCCATTATCACCATAgcaaggaacatggcagcatgcaaagAGACAGGATGCTAGGGAGGTCAGCTGAGAGTCCCGCATCTGGATCCACAAgcaagcaggaagagagtgacactgggtctCGCTTGGACCTTTGacacctcaaagctcacccctcagtgacacacttctttgaACAAGGCTACATCTACTCTAAGTAGGAAGTagagccaggaggcaggaggattagaagttcatcCTTAGCTACTCAGTAAGTTCTAGACCACCCTGGGCTATATCAGaccctggtttgtttgtttgttacactTTCTTGTTACCATTGCTCTGGAAGGGTAGATATTTCAAACCCAAGAAGACAGAGTCCGGTGGATGGATTCTGAATTGTTTCCCAACAGCATCTGAAGGGTGGTTATAGAAACCtattcagaaatagaaaacagtggggggtgggggattcCACAGGGGCACCTGTTCAAGCCACACTAGGATCTGAATGTCTAGTCAGGTCACAAGGTCTGCGAGGTCTGGACTGAGGCAGAGGTCACTGGCCACACAAGTAAGATCTGTGGCCTTTGTGTTACAGAGGCTACAGAGTGACGATGGGAAGATTCTCCCACGTGACCCTGGATGGCCTTGGATGGCCTAGGAGTGAACAGGAGTGAACAGGAGTGAACAGGAAGAGTTAAGAGTGAACAGGAAGAACTGAGCCACCAGTTGAATGGGATCACAGATTTGTGAAGAGAGACAGCACCTGTCCCTCTCATGTGGTGTCACAAGTGGACTGACTAAGGAATCGAAGGATAGACCAAGAGTTCAGCACATGAGATCAACCGGTATAGAAACTCTTGGCATCACTACCTGGGTCCTGAGATCACTGTCCTTAGGAAGGCCCTCCTTGGGGACATGGACTCCAATGTCAGTCATAATTCCTAGAAGCTTATCACTCACTCTCAGATTCCTCTTAGCTGCACAGCATTAAGGGAGCCAGCCAGACTCCTCTACACAATGCTTCAAAGGAGTTTAGGCTTTGTGCCTGAGTAATGACAGAGACCTTAGGACACTTGAGAACTATATGCATCCATAATCAACTAAGGACTCTTCTGATGTAACTTGTCTTCCAGGTCCAAAGGAGGGGTCAGTCCTCATGAATAATGAATGGCTCCTCACTCACTGAGACCCTGCCATGAGCTGCATGTGGTGCTAGACACGAGATGAAGTCCTCTGCCCTCAGGCCCTCTATAGTGACAGCCTGACAGGAATTCAGCTCACTGGAGCAGCTCAAGAGTAAGTATGAAAAAGATACCCTAAGGAAGAAATCTCTGTCCTTGGCTGCTGGTCCTGCCCCCAGGTGAGACCACGGAGGAAAGAGAGAGTCAAGGACTCAGACACTGAGCAACAGCCTGGCCATTGCCTGCTGGACGGTTTCTGGGAACACCCCAAACTGTGGATTCCCTGACCACCACCAATGTTACCATtgttgtggagagagagagagagagagagagagagagagagagagagagagagagagagagagaatatgtttgtGGAAGtacagtcaggtatgggggaaggaggtgcctcTGAAGGCTCATGCTGAGGCCAGCCATagatggtatagtatagtatagtatagtttagtatagtatagaatagagtttattcggggcatggggaggggagttaagagggttgtagagatagatagagagagagagagaagagaagagaagagaagagaagagaagagaagagaagagaagagaagagaagagaagagaagtagaggctagCCATAAgtatgtggagagaggaggggaggggaatgggaagagagggggaaggggcaagaggacagaTGGGTAGCAAGAAGGCTAGATGTCCTGGCCCACAGGACGATCGAACAGGGTCTaaggaaccacctgtggagagaatggaggggcaagagccgggtgtggtggtacacacctttaatcccagcacttgggaggcagaggcaggtggatttctgagttagggccagcctggtctacagagtgagttccaggacagccagggctacacagagaaacactggagagagagagagagagagagagagagagagagagagagagagagagagagagNNNNNNNNNNNNNNNNNNNNNNNNNNNNNNNNNNNNNNNNNNNNNNNNNNNNNNNNNNNNagagagagagagagagagagagagagagagagagagagagagagagagagagagaaagaattgggagcaagaaacacaaagaacgaacagaaaacaaattttatttttcccaggcaggttttatacccatagaagcaggatatggggagggggatgacgcggaatcgctttgtttctggggaaaTGAACAtgttcccaaaagcaggctattggctaggtaaaaagttcagcaggaggaacagaacagagagggttgctaggtacctgtccacaagaccTATAGCTTTTTGTccttaactgggggtagtactttcctacagaggcctcaacttttcccacagaaatctcaactaagctagtgctttcccactaaggccaagactttgtaagtaagcacttatggctgacaaggcagttaacattcaaacagggtcgctcCCAACAGCTAGAGAGAGCAGAAGCGGTGGCAagaagccccttttatagtgagtcaggcatacctggctactGCCTGGTAACTATGAGGTAGAGCccagacaaaatgctaacaaccATGCTGTAACCTGGACACCTGAGGACACACACCGAGTCTTGATGTCAGTTCTTGAGGAATGAGTACCAAAAGCATGTGTGTCCCCAACCCTCATTTGATATATGGGATGATCCTGTGAGGGGGCATGGCTAGAGCCGAGGagaactctgaaaacacacaACACGCTGTCTCTTCACATCACTAGCCCCAAACTCGGAATATGCTCCCAGTTCCCCTCCGCCAACAGCTAGCTTCCAGCTACAGGGCAACTTGGCCTAGTCCCCACCCTGGCCAATCCACTCAGCAGCTTCACAactttttctgtctcctccctacccccaatCTTAGGAAGCTCCATCCTAGAACCAGCCCCTGTCACCACCATCAACTCCTTAGACTGTGAGGAAGATCAGGTGCAAAGCCCCTATTTCCACATGTGAGAGCAAGAATGGAAGTGTGACTCTCAGAGAAGCAGGTGGAGGAGACTCAGCAGCCCACAATCCCTTGGGTAGGGCTGTGCCAGAGGAAGATGGGGATgagtaggaggagggggaggagagggaacgAACAGTACTGCCAGGCAAAGGGAGCCTGCTGCCCtgatccccccctccccccagaagaATCATCCAGAAGCAGGACATGGGTCCCAGGGTTCTGCTACAGGGATAACACTCAGCAGGTGGTCGTTAATATTTGTTGGGTGTGGAAGCGCTTCCTGAGCAGTCGAAACAGAATTCTGAAGGACGCTTAGGTAAAAGCAGAAGGGTCGGAGATTTCCTTGTAAAAACTGGGGCTTCAGCACTTAAGATGAGAACCAAGACAGGATGACTGGGCTGGATCCTCTGTTCAGACTCACGGAGCGGAGTGTAGGAGGCAGCCTGGCACCCGGCGGAAGTGGGAAGTGAGAAACAGATCTGTTCAAACCAGTGCTGTAATGACCTCCTTCCCGGGGAATTCCTGTCCTGTCGTCTCATCCCAAatgagagatggcccagaggggCTCAGCCCAGAGGGGAACTGACAACCTGAAGGGCCGGTGATGAGGTATCCTTGGTCCAGGACTTCCTCAGCCTTAGAGCAGCAGAGATTCCCATGAGTGCTTCAGGATGCAGTCTGTCCTTTCATTCCTTCCGGAAGCAAGCAAAGCTTGCACACAGGTCTTAATATCAGTGATTGCCAGAACCCCTGGCCTTTCCACCCTCCCAAGGTCTGTCCTGAAAGGTAAGGTAGACAGGCTATACCAGAGGCCACGCCAGTGCTCTGATGCCACATTGTGTGCGGTGGGGCACTTAGGGCGGTCTCAGCCCGGCTTCTGGGTACCACTGGGGACCGCCGCCGTGGGCGCATAGCTTGGGACCCCGGTCGGAGTCCCAGAGGAGCAGTTGTGCAGCGAAGCCAAGGGCACAGCCCGAGTTGCCAGGGCCCAGCAACCAGTGTAGTCCTCCCCACCAGCTAGAGACCCGCCCACAGCCCGTAGAACGCCCCGCCTGCAGCCCGCCCCCGCCATCTGCGCTCCGCTCCGCCTGCTTGGGTGCATTCAGCCTTTGGTGATCCTCCAGGACCTAAGGTTTCGGTATTATCTTCGGGGCCGCTTCACCCGGAGGTGAGTCTGCTGAGCCCGACCTCAGGTGTCCACGCGTCACGCGAGGGCCTGGCCACGACGGGGAAGCACTGGGAGAGAGCGGGAGGCCTTGGCCGCAGCGTGTAGGATCTGGGGTCCCGGCGCTCTGCTCCCGGGTGCAGAGTGGTTGGAGCATGCGAGGCCCTCTGCAGCGTGCTGTGTTCCTaccatcaccccacccccatcctagTCCTTCCCGCACGTTTCTGGAGAGGCAAAGGCCCCTGCTGAGCCTTCACTGGGTACCCCTATCTCGACTCCATTTGTCTGCTTGGGATCTCTAGAGGGGGATACATCCTCGGAAACTAGAGCAGGAGGCTGGCGGGAGTGTTGGTGGGGGTAGGGTCTGACAAGGTAGATTGGTAGCACTGAGGCTGGACCCTCCCCAGTGAGGAGCGGGAAGCTCTTTGTCTTATCCAGGATTTTGCATATCAATGCTGAGGTTCTGGTGATTAAGTGGGGTCCCTGgctagcggggggggggggaggtaaccTGAACAACCTTCCTCTGCTGGCTGCTTGCCAACAGACACCTAGCTTCCATGGATGAGCCCTTTGAGTTTGTGGAGGAGTTCCTCAGGCCCCCAGGGCCCTGCCCCGTTGCCTGCAGATGGTTGCTGTGTGGATAGACAAAACATTGGACTCCAACCACTTCGCTAGTCCTCCGGTGGACGATGGGATGCCTCATTGACTTGTTTGTGGCTGTGCATACCAGAGCAGACAGCTCAGGGCTCCATCGTTCCTAAATCCCACtgtgtaacaaaaaaaaaaaaaaaaaaaaaaaaccaaaaaacaaaacaacccagaaatGAGGACAGGCCCAGCTGGGCTTGGCACTGAACTTGGCCACCTGGAGCTTTGGCTACCCACTACAAGATGTCAGCAAGTCTCAGGATAGGAGAGGCCTAAGGCCAGTCCTGGAAGATACCAAAACTTCGCCCCCTACTCCCAGTTCCTCTAGAACTTTAAGCCACCCCGGATGGATCCCTTTGTCTCTGGGATGCCCCTCTCCCACTCAACAGATGGCACCAGTCATCTTCCTCCCCAGGAGGCCAGTGGTATTCAAAATAGGACATTGAAACCAAGCAAGCTGGTCCTTTCCTCTACCCTATGCCAAAGACTCCTGCCCAAAGGGCCCGGAAAAGTCCCATACCccacctggctggctggctagtgtGCTGACTGCTACAGGTGTCAATCTCCCAGTGAGCAGGTAGAGAGTGGATGTGTCTTCTTGTGGAAATGGGTCCTGAGCCTCTACCTTGTACAGAAAGGAATTAGTGAAGCCCAGAGGCCTCCAGCTCGTGTCTCCACCACaagagtgggggggaggggcatatTTGgttctcagggctcagggaaggtTTCCAGTTCATGCATGCTCGTTTGTCCGACCACTGCCTTAACCTCAGGACAGCCACTTAACTGTCCACTTCCATGTCTGAGAGTTCTTGGTTCCCCTTTACTTGGTCtatggagcccccccccccccggtttggGACAGGCTATTAACTGAAAGGTACCATCAGATGAACTTGGAGAAAGATTTGCTAGGTGCCACGGGAGTTTTAACAATTGGCCACAATAGCAGCAGAAGGAGGCCAGGTATTCTGAGGTAGAAATTTGATTGGCAGCACGTGGAGCAATGGAGAATTATGACTCCTACAGGTTTCagaagggggggaggggctcTGAGATGAATGGCGTGGCCTGTGAGGTAAGTGTTAGTGTAGCACGAGACTGGCTTAAGGCTGTACAAATTGTCCATCTGATTGGTGCAGGGGCCAGGTAGACACTAGATAAGCAATTGGGCCTTAACTCAAGTTGTCTCAATGGCTACCCCCAGGGCAGCAGGGAGTTAATACTGCTTTCCTGCCTTGTCTGGGGCCTGAATGCTGGAACCGTCTATAAAGGGGACATAAGGTGCACTGGGGAGGTGTAGAGTGGGCAGGCCTAGGGTCTGGTGTGATCTATGCCAGGATCCCGAGTGGTCGTGGGGTAGCCTGTCCTTTAACCAACTGCCTCTCTCACAGTAGGCTTCTTTGGCTTGTGAGCCTTCAGCAGATGTCTGCCACTTCCAGCATGAGAGTCTTCCTGCCTGTGCTGCTGGCAGCCCTTCTGGGTGTGGAGCAAGGTATGGAGCGCTGAGATAACTCTGCAGCATGGTCCTCCTGACCTGTCATTCTTTTCCCTGAGCAGATGCCCAGGGCTCCTCCTGAGCCAGCCCTCCTGTGAACCTCTGGCTTTCCGGCCTCCCACTCCCTAGCCAAGTGACCTAGTTCCCCTGCTGCTGTGCTGGCCCAGCTACAACTCTGTTACCTTGCGTTGACTTTAGCCCCTCCAGTACCAAAGTCTGAAGTCACTTGTCATTGGCTGGCTTTTATCCCTGACCCAGGGCTAAGCATGTGCAGTTGCGTGTTGTCAGCGGGTTGGGGATCAAGGGCCCCCACTGGAAAGTCCTGGAAGGCTTCCCCAGGCAACAGGCAGGTGTCACCTACAGCATTGTCCCTTTTGCAGTTCATTCCCTGATGTGCTTCTCCTGCTCTGATCAGAAGAACAATATAAACTGCCTGTGGCCAGTTTCATGCCAGGACACAGACAATTACTGTATCACATTATCTGCCGCTGCGGGCTTTGGTGAGTAACTGGCTGTTTCCCTAGCCAGGGCCAGGGATCTGCAGGGCTTTCCCCATTTCCTCCTACCTGTCTTGTCTGTCCCCTCATTCTCACTTTCCATGCAGGGAATGTCAACCTTGGCTATACCCTGAATAAGGGCTGCTCCCCGACCTGCCCCCGTGAAAACATCAATATCAATCTCGGTGTGGCGTCCGTGAATAGCTACTGCTGCCAAAGCTCCTTCTGCAATTTCAGCGCAGCTGGCCTCGGACTTCGTGCCAGTATCCCACTTCTGGGCCTTGGACTCCTGCTTAGCTTGCTGGCTCTGCTGCAGCTGAGCCCCTGACCATCCCCCATGTGTTCTCTCCATATCCCCCCCAGCTCAGGAAAAGCCCAGCTCCTTTTAGGTCCCAGGGGACCCTAGGAACCTTCAGCCCCTCCTGGGTGTGTCTAGTTCGCCTCCACATTCTTTCAACGTCAGGGCTAAGTACCAAATTCACCCATACCTGCTCTGTTGAAATGGTACTAGCTACCCTTGCTTCCAGAGCCAATCCTATAACCTCCCTTGGGGAACCAGCAAAGGGGTGAAGATCTCCTTGGAGTCTTAAGAGTACCAGAGTCAGCGCCGAATCTTGTGGACATACTGACAAGGATGTCTAACCCAAATGGATGTACATCTGTGTGCTCAGTGTATCCGTGTGTGAATGAAGCCACTTGGATTCTGGGGTGGGCAAAGAAGACCTGAAAAGAGTCTACAGCAGAAGACCTGTGTcaacaccacccccccccccggtatCACTGAACCCACCTGTTCAGGAGGCTGCCCATGGAGGGCTGCCACCCCTCCAGATGAAGGCTCCCACCACCCGATGCAGTTGAGTCCCATCCTGCCCTCTCTGCCCACACTGGCTTCCTACTGCTATTCTAGTGCCTCAAATAAACTGGTCACACCCTTTCCTGTGATGTCCTGGTTGTCCTTAACCCCTCTTCCACTTTGTAGAGTCTTCCCCTCCAGTCCCAAGGGACCTGGGGATCCTGCAGGCCCACAGCAGAGGTCTCTGTGAGGTCAGTCTCGTGCATAGCAGATGCCAGGAATCTAGGCCCATTTAGTGAGACAGGcctgagagaaaagagagaaggaaggcagaagagagtcTGAAAGTGTGTTGTCTCGGGCTGAAAGCTAAGAAGTACAAGCTACCCGTAAAGGCAGGCCCGTCAGGCTGGTCACACAGTCCCAAACTTTGTCTGCACCAGAGATTTCAGAGGCCACTTGTCCTTCATAAACTGCCCTGTCAGTCTAAGTCTAAGTCATGGAAGTCTGGCCCAGGCAAGTGGTACTTGGCCACCCTATAActggctttgcttttctttcttttttttttttttctggtgttttaaAACAGTCTCACTATGTTAAGACTAGCTGCCCCAAACCcagagtcctcctgcctctgcctcttgagtgctggaattaaaggcctgcaccaccacacctggccctaagacttttttttagtttctgaggcaggatctcgCTTGAACTTTAGGTACTAGCTACAGGCAGATGCTACTATTCCTGGCTTCCTGGGGTTCAGTGCTGTGAGTATTGTGGACACTGACTGATGGAGAAGCTCTTGAAGCCACTCCTCTTGAGTCTGGGTGCCTAAGGAAGCTATTTCCCAGATGTTCCCAAGCCTCTGGGCTGGGAACCATGATGGGATAAGATCCACACAGAACCTGGCTGTGGTGATATCCGTGTCTGAGGAATACTGCCCAGTAGGGGTCAGACACAGGGACATCACAGGGGCTCAGGGTGAATTTCTGAAATCTATGTAGGCACTGGCTTTGTGCCATGGTTCTCAAGACCAGGATTCCCATGACTTATACCCTTAGGGTACAGGAAGGAACTAGCCTCATACCTGAAAAGGACAAACTTTGGGGAAATCTTACCAGGAGAGCACCTGAGACTCAGAAAGGATGCTTTGTTCCCAGACTGATGAAAGGCAAATGGAGAAAGGTGGGAGTCAAATCTTCTGCCAGGAGCTTGGACTGCCTCAGTGTAGACAGTATCCACTGTGGTGTTCAGGACAGATGTAAGTAACGTTCCTAGAGACTGGCTTGTTTGTGCTCCTAGCCACCAAAAGCAGTGTGAGGGGGAGACACCTGGGTTAGACTCCCGGGACATGGGAACCAGAAGGGCACCAGGCAGTGACAAGGACGCCTAACAAGCTCTTGTTTTCTCCCTGTCTTGATTTAGCTCCCGCATTATGATGGGGTGGTGTCACAAGGCTCCAGAATTGAGGCCACACATGGTCTGGGACCCTCTGCTCTAGTCTGGAGGGCGTGATCTTTTCAAGGCTAAAAACTGGGACAGTGAGAGTGGTCTGCTCTGATTCCTCTCAGGAGGAAAAATGGGCAGAAAGGGCTTTGAGTTCCAGGAATGACcttaggaggagggagggtgaggactggaaagaggagggagaactggaaggggggggaggaaggggccCGGGGCCAAGTTTCACTTCCCCGAAAGCAGAATTGAAAAGTATCCCCGAGTTAAGTTTCAATTTCATGAAGCTTGGAGGCGTGACAGGGACGGGAAGGGGCGGGGG is a window from the Mus pahari chromosome 17, PAHARI_EIJ_v1.1, whole genome shotgun sequence genome containing:
- the Ly6e gene encoding lymphocyte antigen 6E, with translation MSATSSMRVFLPVLLAALLGVEQVHSLMCFSCSDQKNNINCLWPVSCQDTDNYCITLSAAAGFGNVNLGYTLNKGCSPTCPRENININLGVASVNSYCCQSSFCNFSAAGLGLRASIPLLGLGLLLSLLALLQLSP